AAATCTCCTCATAAAGTATGTGAATTAAGTTGTGTTTTGTGAcatcaaaaaatgaaaagtattatGTGGTTTATAGATGACTGATATCAACCCAACCAACTCACAGTTCATAGATAAGCCTTATAAAATAGCAAGGGACAGCATCTTAAAAGAATAATATCTTCTGAAAAACAACTGGGTACAGGAAAAAATTTTTTAGTGACAGTAAATGCCTGCTCATTAACAGGAAAAGTAATTTCTATTTCAGGGGAAAGGGACAGAGAagcaataagaattttttttaaaaacatctttacTTTCATTAGCTGTAAGCCATAGTTTTATTGGAAACCCAAAAGGTCTCTACTGAAGGTTAGTATCACAGACTATGTAGGAGATGGGAATGGATCAAAAGGAAGTGATAAAATGCATCGTCTGTTAAGGCTGCTTTTACTTTGTGTTGACTAAGAGGAATATCTAGGAAAACACATCTTACTCAGAGCATGGCCTGACAAGGATGTGAATATTTCAAGTCTCTCCTGCTTTCAGTCTCCATACCCCAGCATTAAAATCCAAGTCTTCAGGCTCTAGTTCAATTGAACCTATGTCTGCCCCATCCTTCTCTGATAATAGCACTGGATACTTCAGATCTATTTGGTCAACAGGAAAGTGTATGGTGTCAGCTGCTTATAATCCTTGCTAATCAAAGTACAGCCCATGCACTAGACATTTTGCCACTTTCTGATCAATGGGATATTTGTTGTCTCCATTTTCAATAGAACAGAGGGAAAATAAGACAATATgcttttttctaagaaaaaatgATGTTTTAAGTCATACCAGAGACTAAGAAATGAAAAATCTCAGCTCACACCAGAAGATGCAACTTAACAAGATACCTTGCTCTTTGTGTGCTCCTTGAACTTTAGAACTGTTTTGAACTTTAGAACTTTAGAACTAGAGAAACTGCACTGTTAAGTGTGAGAGAAGAGCTTTGAGAAGGAAAAAGTATCAGAATATCTTGAGTAAACATTGTCTGAGAGGGAAAACATGCCAAAGGTGAAACCATTTGGCAATGATTTAAGTAATAtacaaaagtcatttttattattaagagaTATTGtcagaaatgaaaaacatattTAGCATTACTGAAATAAGTGAGTGCCTAACATTTATTAATCATGTCTTGTGTAGCTTCAGattttgcaaaaatattttacatgctcCTACCCAGGAACTTACAAATCTTATCAAAATTTTTGATAGAAAATTAAGGATCATTCATGATATAATAACAATTATTTTCTAGTTAAGAATAAAACCCCTATCTTCTCTATTGCCACCTATTTGTAATAAGTTGTGATTCTCCATCAAGTTTAATTATcaagtttaattttttgatgaGAATAAATCAAGCATAATAACAAAAGGACAACacatttttaattccttttattaATCCATTACCTTTCATTTCCTGGGAAATTAGTTGTAAATTGTTGAGCCTCCTCTGGTGGCTTGGCTGATGTGACACAGAATGTTCTGGGAAGTTCAATGCAGATTAAGATACCGATCATAGAGGTTTGTATCTACTCTCAAGAGATCTCCAGTGAAGGCCTCAGATCCAGAAACTCTGGAGGTACTAACTTCAGAGCCCCAGTGGAATTGTTCttgaactttctttcctggggGAGGGGTGAAATATCCTGTAATTTTTATGTCCCAGGGATGTTAACTCTTAGATTATTTTAAGGTGTTCTTTTTCCAAATGAAGGACAAGTATTTCCTATCAAATTTCACggtcatatgaacacataaggtgatgctaagtgaaatgaactccacattatggaaacaagtggtatatcattattgtaattattttcaacattccatgtgaaataggacccttttttctcttttttttccatctcatattcccttcccgtggttttacccctgctatcactgtatctgatcttagtaccctggatactgtatatacgtgtattagaactagggaagggaaaaggaatatcaaaattgggagacaaaggataaaaagacaatcaattccaaaagcaatacttacaaaaccatttgatgtaaacaactgtgcaactcatgggggcggggtgggagaaggaaagggggagtactgggggaaaaatgagggaggaggtaacaagttggataagaaatgtactcactgccttacacatgaaactgtaacccctctgtacttcactttgacaataaagaaaaaaattaaaaaaaattcatggtcATTTTTTGTCTCATTCTGAGAAGATAAGGTTCTGAAACTTCCATACATTAAAAATGCAGCCATGTATGACTCATATTCGAGATAGTAATAATTATCTAAATAATAAAAAGGTTTCTGTTTGTACTTGAATGAAAAGATACtggaataaaagagaaatatttattttaacttcaGTGAGATATACTGGCATGACTCAGACCCTTAGTTTatgaaaagggagagaggaatggaAGAAGAGAGGTAGGGAGAGGTGGAAGGCGGGAGGGAACAACACAAACAAATTAAAGTGTAACaaaacttaaaaagtaaaaaaaagttataaaaatagaGCATACTCTAAGAATTTAAGAAAGCCTGGGTATAGTCTTGTAAAACTCACCAGTTgaatttatatgtaaaatataaataggtCACAGgaataaagaatgaaaagaaggaaggaatgaaagaaagaaatactggttATAAGCTAGGTTCCATAAATTTAATCAGAGGTTTATTTATCTCTAAACTACTGGAGTTTCCTTAATAAATATGTAGActcaactgattaaaaaaaaaaaggtaggtggagagaggatgggtgggtgaaatacagtcataatattaaaTGTACCTATGTGGAAATAGAACCAGATAACTTGAGATGACAGGTTGGattaggagagatgggggagagaatgatagaaggtGTAGCACTGGTTAAGAAGCATTATACTTATTTGAGTGTGTGgttggggttgggaaagatgaaagaaagggagacattgttcaagaagcactgtacttataagctgacatattgaattgaaacccccttgtacaactacttaaatataatagtattattttaaaatgataaaaggccaactttttattttgtctataaGCGCCAGCAAAAGCAAAATTAATTTCACAAACATTATCACTGTATAAAGAGGTCAATCACAAACTCCTTTCCCACAAATGACAACAGGCAATCTCCCACCAagatatttagttttattttctcaagcTACATTTGACAACACAGAAATCATCCAACTTTACAAGTCAGTGCCTCGTGTGAAACATTTGCCCGCAAAAAATGTTTGCAGCCCACCAGGCACTAATGAGTGTCAACATAAACTTTAAATGTTTGTTTAATAACAAGTGGAATGTTTATGGTACCCAGAGCATCCCCCAAAACACTTTAAatattagttttcttcttttttttctctcattactTATGATTCAAGCTTATAGGTATAGATACTAATATCTATGATGGATTTTAAACATAACTTTTCTGTTACCCAATTACTGATTAAATGTCAGCATATCAAATATCAAAATGTGCATGtgcctaaaaaagaaaagagaccatGAAAGAGAATTCCATTGCCTGTAAAATGAAAAATCCCACTACTGGTATTAGGATAAAATattaatgagggctgggaatatggcctagtggcaagagtgcttgcctcgtatacacaaagccctgggttcaaatccccagcaccacatatatagaaaactgccagaagtggtgctgtggctcaagtggcagagtgcaagccttgagcaaagagaagccagggacagtgctcaggccctgagtacaaggcccaggactggcaaaaaaaaaaaaaaaaaaagaattaatgaactcagagagacaaatggtgcatgttttctctcatatgcagaagctaattgtaaaatacatgaaaaattatacaggattcaaGGAATTTACACACAGTGAGTCCAAAAAAGTACAttcttaggggagaaacacaaaggtacaatgtctatgtgcctctgatcataaaaaacaatattcatcaaaatgaactccaggatatggGAACAATggagctgttttctttttcatttctgttcttgttttgtttgttcatttttatgtcttttgtggggtaagAGGAGTACAGGAATGGAAGAAcatagggtaaacaaatgcagcagtggtactcagtagcaactatgttgaaaatgaactatacaggttgtgggtggggacagaaagggaaaactaggagagaacaaaaggaagaagtgacattgtctaaacagaaatatactcattacctgatttatgcaaAGGTAAACCCTTTTGTATATAGCCTCTAtactaggaaaaaaaagtaaactgtTAATAAAAGCTTTAATGGAATGCTGTATTGGTTCCACAGTTTtccagttcttttatttttaaaaatgtttcacaaCAAAATCTACTGAAGGTTTAACTCTCAACTAATAAATTAGTGCTTCCTGACAGAAGATGGGGTTTTGAAATGAATATTTCTGTATTTCCATACCAATAACTTCTCACTGttctttcaaattccacttcATCCGAAGCTGAGGAAGAACAAGTAGAAAATATCATGCAATGTGCATATGGTGGGCAGGAAAGAGCATTCTGAAAGCTCAGCCTGCGGTCTCATCTCTTTTGAACAGTACCTTTTTGCATATCCTTTTCTTCATATTCCTGACTTCTCCATTTTCTATTAATGTTTCTAATTATCCTTTTCTCTTTGCCTAGAAGCAGTAAGTATATGAAggggaaagtggtgctgtggctcaaagtgggagagtgctagccttgagcaaaagagctaagggacatcagccaggaatgaatgaatggatggatgggtggatggatggatggatgaataaatagtGATGTAGGGGAGCTCAAGAACTTCTTAGAAACCAAGAGCATCTATGtcagccaaacacacacacacacacacacacacacacacacacacacacacacacacagcaatttcATTCTGCTGAAGTTTAGTGCTTTTGTTCCAAATCACTCATGAAGAATAAGTCTATTCAGTTTCTTTCTGAGTGAACAAATCTGTGTTATAAAACTGTGAGCTGAAAATTTTTCCTAGCAAAATGTATTTAAGTGCTCTGCGAAACCAGGGATAGAAGAAACCATAAATTAAGGGATTACATGTGGAATTAAAATAACCAAACCATGTCAAAGCATCAAACAGAACTACAGGTGTTGAGAAGTTCAAAAAGGGATCTAGTAAAATGGTGAAGAAACAGGGAAACCAACATAACAAGAACACACCCATCACGATTCCCAATGTTTTGGctgcttttttgtcttttttcatttgACTATTTTGATTTTCCGGCAAGTTATTAATGGTACGAGCATGTTTTCTGGAGACTGCAAAAATTTTGCCATAAATCCCCACCATCATAGAACTAGGAGTAAAAAAACCTGCCATGAACAAAGTCGTCCCCCAGAGCTTGTTGAACATGACTGGGCAGGAACTGGAACAAGCAACCAAGACATTATAGCCTTCAATGCCATCAGCATAGGCCTCGGAGAAGACCACGCCAAAGGCAAAGGCTCCAGGCACTGACCAGCAGAGAAACAGCAACCGTTTAATGACTGGGATTGTCATTTTGGCTGGATAACGTAAAGGGTAACAGATAGCATAAAATCTATCAACGGCCACCGAGCAAAGATGGAAAATGGATGTTATGCTGAGCATCAGGTCAAAACTATAATGAATCTTGCAAAATGTAAGCCCAAAATACCAGCAGTTCTCCACGGATCTGACCATGCTGTATGGCATAATGGCGAATCCCAGGAGGAAGTCGGTGATCGCCATGGAGAGGATAAGGAAGTTGGTCGGTGTGTGAAGCTGCCTGAAGTAGGAAATGGAAACGATCATGGCGAGATTGCCAAATACCGTGATGAATATGGCTCCTGCCATAAATGAATACATGGCCGTCCTGACACCCAGTGATCTTTTATTTTCTGGGCAAGACCCATTTCCATACTCAGAGCAATCAAATGGTTCctttagaaaaatgaaagcagatgGAATTTTGTCAGAAAATTGTTAAAAtactcatacatatacatatgtatttatatgtatatatatgctttcATAGCAAAACTCAAGAACAAAACTCATACAAGACTCAAGGAAGATGATTCTCCTAAAACAGTACATCTTTCTCCTTCAACCCATTATACTTACTTGTAATTTTATAATACTCTAATCCAACAGGTTCGAATAATAATTATTTACTCTATACTTTGCAACTCAAATTCCCTACCAACACTTAATATACTCTTGCTTTATTATTCCAGGGAAGAGGACAAAAGGTGGAGCAGCAAGTGTGTTAATATAACTACAATAGCTCCTCCTCATGTATATAAAGAGAATATTACTGGCAACTGTTAGGCAATAATGTACTTGTTCCTCAAATGAGTTTGGAGTACATAATTAGACTTAAGTTGCTTGAGGTATACTGTCTTGTGGATTCAGACATTACTATTTGGAATTACTTCAAGTGCGCCATCATTTTCAATATGCTTGCATGATCAGCTTATGAAAAACACTACATGCAAACTTTATTCTACCAAATTGTtagattaaaaatgttttctatattCCATAAGAAAGTGATTAAATTGCAGAAAGCTGGCAAGAATAAAAAATTTTCTGGTTATGCTAATGTAATCTCATTTATTTTAACTTTGTACTTAAATTTAATTGTAGCTTTATTGTTAAATTCATTTCTGCTTTACGAATCACTTTTTACAAATTTAAAGGTCTTTACTATGTTGTTCTTCCTGCTTATTCTTATTTCTGCTTTCCTTGTGTATTTGTCTTTATTCAAGCTATTAATTCCTTTCAGTTCAATTGCTACTGAATGATCAATGTCAGTGACTATTACCACATTAATACATGCATTATCACAGTGTATGGTATGAGCATTTCaaagctttccttctttcttttcatccttttccccatttccttccttcttttatttttctcctttctgttcttgAAATAAACACCGCATTCATAAATGTATCTAGCCAGAAAATGTTTCTCCGATGAAAATAATGAGATATTACTATatggttgtttgttgttgttttttatgggTAATCTAGGCATGGtgctttatgcctgtaattccatcaCTTGAGAGGTTGGGGTAGGAAAAATTATGCATCCAAGCCAGCCCATAGTACAATAGTGATACTCTGtctcaaaactaaataaaacaaacaaataagctaaTAAAACCAGATAACTAGCTAGCCTTCTGTTCAATTTAGGTGAATACCTTTACTAAATAAATTACTCTGCCACTCATGAAAAATCAACCTTTCCATGGATATTAAATATTCTTCCCAGGAAACAATATACCATCAGAAGTCAGCACATTACCCtgtttacatattttaaacaGGTCAAAGTTTTGTTACAAGGTTATATTAATTCAACTTCAAAAAGCTTCTGTATTCCTACATATTCTCTCTGAACCTGACACcaatggaaaaggaaagaggcaaCACACCAACAACACTATTGCGTTATTGGCATGACAGTTTACTTCTTACCAAATCTCTCAGATCTATTCTGTATCATCCCTTCCCCACATACCTGCTGCTGAATTGTCAATGACATTGCTAATGCTTTATGGAAGAAATTCTCTTTTCTACCTGCTGTAAATGTATATGTAGTCCAGAAGACCTGGATTATATTAGTTGTGTTGTTTTATAATTCAATAATTAGTCTCAAAGGAATTCGATCTGAAAATGAGGGGGGAAACCCTTATCACTATAAAGTTAATAGTGTAAATGAGTCTAACCCTTTCCTACAACCTCACATGAGTGTCTATTCACCTGAGCTTTCCTCACCTGTCACACTGATGAACCAACTGTTCCATTACTTGAAGGCTGTAAGAGAGAATCTGAGCTGTGACTTGTGGACAGAATCCCAAACACACGTGAATGGTGAATGATGCTTTTTCAAGTACTTTACAATGACCTGCAATCACATTCCATATGTTATGGTACatgcaaagagattttttttcatttctttattgtcagaatgatgtacagaggggttacagtttcatacatagaagagtgcatacatttcttatccaacttgttacctcctccctcattttcccccacctcccaccctcctcatttccttccccaccttcagttgtgcagttggtttacaccatatagttttgtaggtattgctgtttcCTTGgtttctttatcctttgtctcttgattttgatattcccttttccttccctaattccaatatacatatatacaatatccagggtaccaaaatcagttacaatgacatcagaggttaaaccacaggaaagaaagacaaaagaaaaagtgcataatttcacttagtatgttgaaaatagaaacaacagtgttaaaccacttgcttccataacctggagttcattacacttagcatcatcttatgtgttcatgtatacatagctattaagctattgtgctcttctgctaggataatcctacacgtgtactaattatccccagtgagggaaaccatagagtctatgtttctttgggtctggctcacttcacttagtatgattttttccaactccttccatttccttacaaatggggcaatgtcattctttctgatagaggtgtagaattccattgtgtgcatataccacattttcttgatccattcatctactgaggggcatctgggttggtcccatattttagcgatgatgaattgtgctgcaatgaacatagttgtgctggaggctttggtgtggtgttgcttgtaattttttgggtagatgccccaaagtggggctgctgggtcataggagagctctatatttagccttttgaggaacttccacactgctttccaaagtggttgagcaaatttatacttccaccaacagtgtagtagggttcccttttggccacatccctccagcatctgttattattagttttcttgataatagacattcttactggggtgaggtggaatctcactgttgttttgatttgcatttcttttatagccagtgatgtagatgacttcttcatgtgtctcttagccattctcatttcctcttcagagaagtc
The nucleotide sequence above comes from Perognathus longimembris pacificus isolate PPM17 chromosome 9, ASM2315922v1, whole genome shotgun sequence. Encoded proteins:
- the LOC125357730 gene encoding trace amine-associated receptor 2; its protein translation is MYSFMAGAIFITVFGNLAMIVSISYFRQLHTPTNFLILSMAITDFLLGFAIMPYSMVRSVENCWYFGLTFCKIHYSFDLMLSITSIFHLCSVAVDRFYAICYPLRYPAKMTIPVIKRLLFLCWSVPGAFAFGVVFSEAYADGIEGYNVLVACSSSCPVMFNKLWGTTLFMAGFFTPSSMMVGIYGKIFAVSRKHARTINNLPENQNSQMKKDKKAAKTLGIVMGVFLLCWFPCFFTILLDPFLNFSTPVVLFDALTWFGYFNSTCNPLIYGFFYPWFRRALKYILLGKIFSSQFYNTDLFTQKETE